Sequence from the Zeugodacus cucurbitae isolate PBARC_wt_2022May chromosome 2, idZeuCucr1.2, whole genome shotgun sequence genome:
acaagtaaggaagtgctaagttcgggtgtaaccgaacattttatgttctcgcaatttatttatgtaattttattaagatggTGTGTtatcttgttgttgttccacatatttggcataaagtccactagaatttcgaaaattcttatagattatatatatgtacatgtatgggGACTGGGTTAATTTCTGAAccgtttttaactttttttgccaCCTAACTACATTGTATCCAAGATTTTCCGttgacttaattttgctaagatatgtcacatgtagggatggcaacgattaatcagttgattaaattaatcgattattttcattcaatttacgatttaattgcatcgaaacaccttttctaattactcgactattactcgagtaattgcaaaataatcgcaaacagcatattgaaatttaatacattttatgctcatctaagttagcgtacaagggttgaaattggtcgcatcagtcattaattactggaaacggtgtaaatacagttaaattctaatatgtcaacgtagtttaatatcaacaaatgaatgtctggtaacactgaacactgcatttacagttaagtcaaacgcattttacgttcagtggtttgaagagcaatggcgccagtataagcgaagtgtggaaatttttttaataaaataaccaataactacgttaaatgtcaactttgctgcaaaaatttaaatttttctaataacacatcaaatatgttgcagtatttaaaactaaagcatgcaacagtagcctgcaaattggtgGAAAGTtagagcaatcggtattacattttaaatttcttctagttatatataaatcttagctgttaccctgtgcgcttcgccacacctaaatcgattaaaactcttaagggtttttactttgtgttttatttattgttgtaaaattgttacttatttataaaacatattggtatacaacatttttggtttttccacctggcgcataaatgaataagcaccttggtgttcccactctcgagcatgcgatgaacaattggccgtgggagaagcacggttcttccaaattgacgccgcacacttgaaacgttagcccttgcgatttgttgatggtcatcgcaaaggcaagacgtactgggaactgcaagcgcttaaattcaaacggcatgtccgttggaatcatgggaatgcgtggtaagagtacaacttcacctgctgccttgtgccattacactaagtcggtggcttcagatgtatatgttgtagcttctcctggcagtttttcttgaatgacaaaattgatttcgttgacgtgtacatttttcggtgctaatattgcgcgttcacttaaataatcgtggcgttgatagtgttgaacaatattcggaaatacactttcaatcaattcttctttcgattgtaaaagtgtacaaaagttgttcggcaatgtgatcaaaccggtatcatcgattggcATTTTGCCTTagccaatgtccaacaactgcttcgaaaacgccgctgcggatcgatcgatttgcaattggactcgcatgttgacggttagagtcagcctttgaacatgtctccacaaaactgacgattttaaacatgcgtttatttcgtcggcaggagttgatagaggaatgactggcaaagtttgccgaaaatcgccggataataagactaatgctccgccaaaaagttgttgcttttgtcgtAAATattgcattgttctattgaatGAAATGCtgttagccattgggcactcatcccatagaactattccagctcctcgcaaaacttttgccattgctgaattcctcgatatgttgcacgttggtGTTTCAACGACTTGGATGTTCAACGGTAATTTCAATGTGCTGTTCGACCGCCATCAAGTAGAgtagcagcgatgcctgacgaagcaattgccagcgcaattttctgctgtgaccgtatagtagcaagaatcaaagagatcagaaacgttttccctgtaccaccgggcgcatccagaaagtaaaatgtcaaccgctcgtataatcttatcataagcatttttctgctgaatattcaatttagtaatgttagcttgtatgaaagcacgcaattcattgcaatcgtattgttgttcacattgaagctcatggtcaagcatatcaatcgctgaacgattgggcgcagttatgccaagttgcgctaatgccttattcgcaattgtaaggcacagatcttcaaccaatatcaaagcatcattatacatttgtaatgtatatagcaagtctgcgtcagatgctcgattacgcgccaaaattaataagtcctcggtcatgcagtctttgtacttattctACAGTTCTTGCAGATTTGACGGAAGGCTTGTAGATATTATCATGGCGAATAGTACGCGTATTTGTTTTGGATGAGATGTGAGTGATGCGTCATGAAGTGCGGtgtcccaatgcatatcatcttctaacaaatgcaatcgctgacatgcttcacgatacgtcgcacacaactgaccgtcaacagttttcaaatcatcaaatgatcttggtccgcgcacgttgactaatagcagacgcaaatagaaacattcggcGTTGTTCGGATAGATGATGTAAATACGTCCTatggcatcggttttacggacatttggataaccgtcaacacgctccccttgctttcgtcgttgaaatgttttcgatgattgattccaagtgaaatattgtggtatttcggaatatagcaatgttcttgcaaattcatcgttttcacacaactcaaaaaaggtAGTTAGTGTTGTCCCCGATGGTCGTGCTGCGCTCTGTTGTACATTGTCTGCAGTGAAATAAACGCGttgaacattttcaaaatgaacTGCCAAATGAAGGCATTTGACAGGACTGCCAATCGTGCggcaaaacattatttcatgagaatttgtataagcgggatgtatcattttttttttttgcaaaacgtgcaatgatacacacattaaatttcttatgtgcatcCTCCAaacagaccccaatcacccctgaaaaattcattgaaatcgggcaagccgtctaggaggagtatacgaacaggaagttttgccacttaattttatatatattgatatgtgtacaaattagactctgaaaTGTAGGAGTAATGATaatgtttccctaagtgatgctgacactgacaccatgactgaaatgccgagttgcagcagcaaaccaattaatgaaagcccttcagcttcgaaacactattgatgcttgggaagaaatgaaaaccgtacggactttcaaaaaagtattgtcatctacttggtacctcagtaccagctgagcggcttttctcaaaagcgggtgcaactgcgaccgaaaaacgcaatcgtttgacaacaaaacgtttatcgaaattgctttttcttcaaacttggttgaataGAGAATAAAATTTCTTGATTTCaatgaatataatttcatttatgctaagacaaatgaatttttattacgatattttaattttatttccgtttttgattttgtgtatataccaacataatttgaatgtctgaaataagaatatagtctcctatattttattggttttatttttacgcaaagttgcaaaacatagtctttcaagcaagaggcaattcttttaatttaagattgctgtacatattttgaaaaatttaataccattgtgctacttaacttcaaatataggccattttctcttttaggatatgtctgggactctgtgatagagcattataatacaaaattcggtgctgaaacttggtggtggtctttatgcaatttagtattatttgaaaacattggaattaatcgattaatcgattttttttacattaattgcaattatttttttatatcttgcaattaatcattttattatttaatcgattaaaaaaaattttgccatccctagtcgcatattaaccgatatacacaGCATTACGTCCACTGGAAGTTTGTTGATATAGAAAAACTTACTAAGAGGCGTGACCACGCGAACTTTCCCAAAAATAAGctatttttgttaaatagtgTCATCAGAAGTGTTACTATCTAAGGGTTTCTAGAACATTTTATTTGCAGAACAAAATTATTCCTACTATGGATAGAACAGTTTTTCTATTGAAAATCTCTCATGGCGGCACTGTTTCTATGCTCTTTACTGCCATATCGATCGCACAGCCAAAAATTGCtgatgaattaattaaaatgtaatctaGAATTCAGAAGTAGATAAGAGGAAATACAAAACAGTTTGTAGGTGTTTTTCGATTAGCAATTAATTAGTTCAGGTTCTAAGGTTAAACctatagtaaatataatatattggcgttttttattttctttgtcctcttttgacatttaaatAACTGATTAGTGTAAATCTGCGATTTGATCCATTAACTCTGCTGGTATCTGAGCTTTATCCCTGTCATTAGTACTAAAATTTGCGGTACCATATTGTCCTGCCCTCGCAGATAATTGACGCTAGATTCTTATTATCTACATATAGtaggtaaataataaattttctctGCATTTAtctcttatgtatatattgtatatactaaTAACTAATTGTGTattcttctctctctctttctttcactttttactttataatttatgtaatttatgcTAACAAAGTGTGGACAACATAGTAAGGAAATTGCCGATTATAACGGATGGCCATCAGCGGCCGCAACTCGCAGTCACATGTCAGCCATCAAGCAAGGATAtgaggtatatatgtatttataaaccaTATTCATCACAAGAAGCTTTAATATTAATGCaggtatatacaaaaataaaaaatttagaataggAAGATTGTTTGACTATCGCTGACTGCCGAATAACGGCTAAAGTTGGCTTGAGTCACTACCAAAAATCCGGCGTGtgccctctctctctctctctctctctgtttcTCGTCGCCCAAAGCACGGAAATAGAACCAGTACTTTCTTGTCACGGCTATAACCtgctaaacggtttccacgccaatcacatacttttttatcaataaagaaAACAATACAAGGTTACAGTTTATCTAAATATATCTTAGTAGCAACTAATCACATAATacactttttatataattttatgttattttttatatatattttttccacctTCGTTTTACCTCACTCTTATGATGGTTTGGTCTCTAATATTTGGCCTtcaaaatgaaagtgtaaaacCATCTTAAAcgttgaaattttcaattcattgcCATAATTACAGTATTTAAGTTTAGCTTAGAAGAGGTCCATCACACAAGGGTGGTAACTCGTCGGTTTGGTCGGGACAATCGAAAGTTCCATCACATTTTTTGTCGAGATCTACACATCCCCCATATCCACACTGGAATTTATCGGCTGGGCACGGCGtaacatttttacaaatatcAGACCATTCATCACTGCCATCCAAACAATTGATTTCTTTATCGCAAGTTTTGTTATATGCTATACAGGCGCCATAGTAACATTTGAAATCTGCATCTCCGCATAACATCTTTTTGCAATCCATTTCATCCGATTTATCTTCGCACTGCACAGATCCATCGCACCAGTACAGTTGATCAATGCATTCACCATTATTGCATAGTGATCCCTCGCACTCTTCCGAGTTATCAGCTGAAATTATATGTTATTAGCCGCGCGATAAcatgaaaattttgtaaaaatattacattcgtacagatacatatgtatatatgtatagaattgTTATAAGTACAGATCTaggtcaacaaaaaaaaagttcagcaGATTGCAATGATGCAtgaatataaagaacataagcaaatgcaaaaaattcaaattgggGTTCAATGCATTCCACTAGAGGTATTTGGAGAATCCGATTACGTTTCGAACACATCTACTCACATTATATATAGAGACAAAGAAACGAGAAAAAGCAATGTTCTCACCAAGTTTCGTCACCCACTTGCAAAACTGTTTAAACGCGCACATTCCTTTTGCAGTACTCCATTGCAAACGTGACTAATAGCGAaacgtattttttatatttctttatagaATTTCCTTTCTTATTACTTTTAACGCAATTTTTGCCCCTGCACTATGTCTTAGCataattgtaatatttcttatcatCGAATTCTCTGAATAAAACAATACTCAAATACTAACAAGTAAAATCACAGAAATTAGCAATTTTCACAGATAAATTTGTGTCTTAATATTTCATTGGGAACCGCAGATTtctacaaatttaagtgaaatactATCAAAAAATTCTTTCATATCCCCGAAACTATGGCGACTAAAGAGATCACATTCGATTTTACTAAGTCGAAAATGCAATTACGAGGAGTTATCAAAAGTGAATTTCCTTCCCTGTTGCAACACGATAATATTATAGACGATAATACTTGTTACATACCGTTTATAACTACAGAAATGTAGCAGATTAGCACAGAAAAAATCACTGAAcgcatatttttagtttatgtaTGTAGAAAGAATAGGGcgatgtaaatatatgtatatatataaatatgtataaatcaaatataaagtatatataaaaatctatacTGAAACAACCGTTCGCGTTCCTTTGTAATTGACTACTGACTAAGACTTTAGCTCGAGAAAGCACATAAAGTGTGGGGAACTGACTTGTTCTCCAAGCGTGATGTGCACAGGTTAGGGTGGTTCgacaatttcaatatatttgtttatttcgaaaaatctatttccatttcattccatttccgaaaaatattacataaaaaatatataataaataaataataataaaatatataacaagtaaggaaggctaagttcgggtgcaaccgtacattttatagtttctcaatttattgctatatttttattaagatcacacaaaatttgacccatatattaggcataaagtccaatagaaaaacgaaaatcatcatatatagtatataggctgaggtaatttctgaaccgatttcactcagttTCATCACCAACGtacattatatctgagagtatatgttcacttaatttggctaagatatttcacatattaaccgatttataagctattaagcccatcgtatttttgaaaatcctataattagctatatgagagttaggggaagttatgacccgattttaaccatttctgaattaaactgagatatctgagagatttaccgaaattaccataaggcactttTCGATATccagggcattgaaaagttattatacgatttcgacaatttttccacaagtgatgtcacggatcatatacagtatttgtgtaaagttttattgccctatcttcattggttccttatgtatatcttataaagtgaaggaatcagatggacttcaaaattgaggtatatgggaagttgtcgtggttgtgaaccggttTCATCCATTCATCagggtttcaagaaaatattatatactgaatttcattgaaatctgtcgagtagttcctgagatatggtttttgacccataagtgggcgataccacgcccaatttccattttgtaaaaagatctgagtgcagcttctttctggtatttcttatgtaaaatttaatgtttctgatgtttctctttagtgagttaactcacttttagtaattttcaacctaacctttgtatgggaggggggcgtggttattatccgatttctttcatttttggaccgtATTAAGAAGTAAAAGAAAcaactacagaaagtttggtttatatagctttattggtttgcgagatatatataaatatacactgcCATTTTGAGGGCGTTAGCATTGGTCCGATTGTGCCCATTTTTGGAAGGGCATTGAAAAGTCTCATggttccaaggaacatgtgtgccaagtttcgtcaagatatttatatattgatcattttgatatgcataaccctatatctaactcgtttagttttatgacttacaaacaaccgctatgtcaacaaaactataatactctcttagcaacttttgttgaagATTTTGATCCAAAGAAGATTTTGTGTAGCTTCGAATGCAAGAGGGACAATGTCGTTTGGATGTTCGGACCTAATTTCAATAACCTTCGAGATCGGTTACTGGTTATGAACCGGATTTGCAAGTGATAACTTGATGTAAAATGATTAGTATTTTGATATACACGTTTCTCTACATTCAGATGGGGTTGGTGTTGGATATCGTCAGTAAGTTATTAGTTATGGTCGAAGCTACCAAAAACGTTGAATGTTCCTATAAAATAGAGACATATACAACAGAGAATGTGCAATagacttttataaaaatatttccaaaaattgggCTTTGCTCAATtctagaagaaatttcataactaACAAAATACTACGTAGATATGAAGCTAATATGAATCCTAACattaatatgatatttaaagattttcaaaattgGCAAAATGGGTCTACAACACGCCCATCTTCTATAGAACgcgtaataaaataatttaaatagtaaatttaaaattaagccCCTCATATGTTGCAACTCTgatccaaaaaatatataatatgcttAAGATAGAACAGCAGTCTGCCAAAAATTGTACACCATAACGAATCCCTAATGTCTGATCAcagaatttacaaaatataaaacatataaatacatacatacatacatatgtgcatacatatacttatttgATAATAtcgcttatttatatatattatacatatgttgctCACAATGTTTTTGTTCTCATGTTGCCGTTCTTCTcgtgaaatattaaaaacaggCTAAAACCACAAAAATTCCGAGAACATATTAGAGCGataagaatttttaatatttttatttatttagatatacctcagtcaaataattgtatgtgcatgaactttgtgcaaaaaaaaaatttaagattacaaaattgcaaaatatttctaagtatgcaggtttgttattataattgtatacgatataaaaaacaaaaaattaacaaatttcaaaatattttttaaactataaaacagaattgaagtttaggctaatagtatatatttatatgtgcattttactatttttaccagtaaagcctatacatttgagtttaactgaaagaaatgtttattttaatagtcagtataATTGTTCttataatttaaaactaaattaagccgcttaatcagtgaattaactactgactgtagaatagttatgtaaatattggcaaattcttgctttatgggtaatttaaggtgacgtactgtctcaaactgctttccgttttggaaaacaggagcagagaggttcccccagagatcctcaataggatttaggttcgaactcaatgttGCACATTAttataccggaattttccggtcgttaaagatgttcttcgtgtggattgaagcgttatcctttcgatatgtcaagttatatgccataaatattgccagtaaattttattaactcgctgtccaaaagatctacattgatattagcattcatttgagtgaatatgaAACATGTAGATaatttccacagcagcaaaatgctgCCCATGAAAtgaaggtaccgcttccaaaacattgcttgtagtaggaccgtggTTGCTGGTACGAATCTctacaatatttcttgcaatgacctgggccgaccaaatttaattttttttcgtcactaaagactgtattttatcactcatcggcacagaattagtatttatttgcaaatcttaaatgtgctttattgtgttgtattgcaccgctcatcaatattgtttttcgtccgctgcgtcgcactataccataattagtggggcttttaagaaattttgagatacagttccgatgtcgctttggtctagagccattttggaaccgctttcatgcattcctatgattattacttattcatcggctgataaactagtaccacgaggcatgttaggcttaaagttaaataaatgtaatcaaatttttaataattcattaagttaatgcacctacaataattgtgaaaacaaattttagcaaaaaaagttgttgctgcgacactatcagtaagaaagatccgctaaactgattttgcacatataaatatttactgtgcaatacccaattcacaagcacattcttaatgtaactgtacaacgaacgagaaaagtataaacgaattttcgttgcatagtaacggtaacttATCAactttttattccacatttaccgaaatgcaaaaaataacagtgaataagaaatataaacaaaagcagaaatgcacatataattattttactggGATATTAATAAGAATTTAATGATAGCATTCCTCGCAACAGTTTAATACttaactaatatatatattttatttcaggcCAAAATGAACGACCATCATAACAATTTGCAAAAAGGTATGTAGGTTAAGCTAATAAAAATGGAttgcttatatattatataatactagcagaccgctccatTCATTCAAgttagtaaaatgcggaaattcgaacatgaaattatattttattcgacCTCTAATCTTTGGTGTcagttgtctttctctctgattatgaaggcgttggtaACGCTCAGagctcgacgccctagtgcgagcttgcatatttctaatatttctggcacgcgattgcgatgcgaagagaataacTTGAAAGATGATTTTCAGTTTAAGATTAAGATTCACCATTACGGAGTCTTTTTAATACTCTCACCTGGTTACTATTTCCACAAAGTTgaaattctagcaataaatatagcctatgttactcggggtgaaattagctttccaatggtgaaagaattcttgaaatcggcacagttgtttttgagttttttcattacaaatatacatacaaatatttcctctttataatagtagtagtgTTTACTTTCAATTCCCATGTGGATGTCAGTACTAGCaatccaaatattttgtttttgtttttattcccaGTACAGCTTGCAGGGTGATGCACATCAGTTTATTACACTTTTTCGCCACTTTCGCTTTATTTGGTGACAGAGGGTAGGCAGGTAGGTTAGTGGATGTCAAATGACGCAGTTAGGACTTAGGAGGTCCATTGTGTTAACACCGGGACTGGAATCCCCTCTCACTACCATGTTCTCTTTGAACCGCTCAGTGGTcttgatgaaattaaataattcaaaaagttttaattgtgcaACTTCCGAGATATCGTCGAGGAAACCACGACCGATAGTTGTCGTTTTTTTTTCCTATAACTATAAGGCATTGCATCCGCATAGAAGATGTTCtacagtttcttcttcttccatttCTTGACAGCTTCTGCGGTAATGATTATATGGCGTCCCCAATATGCAGGCATGGCTTTCAATCAAACAGAGATCCATTAGAGCTCCTACCAGAGTTCTTACAtcgttccttttaaatttcaacaattgGCAAGTGCGACCCATATTCCACTCAGGCCACGTTTATCTACTTGTTGAGCAAGTCAGGGAGTTATGCCACTGAGACTTAGCCAACTCTATGACGTATTTGTCGATTAGGTGTTTGCAAGTGGCCAaaggcatgtatatgtatattccctCTTTATCGTCTGCTTCAGAGTTATCTGGAATATAGCTATGTCCTTGAGCACTTTTCTGATTTATCGTAAAATAAGAAGCTGTAAGATTAACAGCTCAAGGCATTCCTTCAACAGTCTCGACGTAACTCTAAGACACTTTAgttattttaaagctgcttggctgtctgtgaatataaatatatttcttgttgtAAGTACCTTCTTTGTCAGAACAAGAAGGCCTTCTTAATTGCAGTAACCTCCGCTTGAGAGACACTACAATGAATCTGGTTAtcggaaggcgattctggtatctagcTTTGATGAAAAGACAACTCCTCCCTGGACGTTTATCTAGCTTGGAGCCGTCAGTGTAGATGCTTATCTCTGTGTCTTTATCCACCTCGCTGACAGAGGGTAAGGATCCTATAATAGCACAACAATACTAGTGGGCTCATTATCGGTGTTTAcctttttattttccttcaaaTAACCTCAGGAGGAGAAAAAATTTGTTGGTCCTCATTGGACCAGCATTCGCTTTATCTGGAAGCGCGATTCATGCAATTTCTCATTTCCATAGATTTTGTAACTCGATAATGATTTTAAGCTGTCACGACTACTCCGTTTAGCTGGAGATTTGCCACCGCATTTCTTTGATATTTCTAGAGCGTCGGTAATTTCGATCAATCTCATATTatgatcaataaaaataattttccgatttttttaagttttaaaactGTTAACTGCTTCTTTCATGTCTTATAAACAGCTCGTATTAGAACTCACTAGGTCTCTCTGGTCTAATAATGGCAATCTAACTATTTTGCCATCAActtgtgttttattttaaagaaataaaattgcagTTTGCTTACTGCTGAGCACTTTTGGCCAACACACTTGTAGATTGGCCAGATGCAATCTGGTATTTGTTGCAGAAGCCATCGTTCGTTTAGTTAATGCCCGTTACCATAAAATGTTGCAAGCACGCATTTTGGTAGACACTTGGGTGGCTGGTGGCGAATGCTTAGCGATGCAATCTGATGGCAATATTGTTAAATCTACGATAAGCATCAATGTGACGGCAACATGCACACTCCCacgctgcagcaacaacaaatgtcagCAAGAAACCTGGGTCAATTTAAGAATGAGAAAAGTGGTTCCACTAAAAATCAACGAACAGCGTTAGCTGGTAAACTATTGTAAGCAATTAACaagagcaataacaacaacgataatAACAATATTGTAATTAAGTGACAGCAGCATCGACATAGTGCCTTAACATCAAAATGTTGCAGCTCTTTTGTTGCCACTTTACTGACCTCTTAAACATTCTCCTGAATTCTGTTCTGAGCTTCTGCAACAAACCGCAAACACTGAGGCGCCGCCTAAAATATGCCACATGTACTCAGGCATGCCAgcatggatatatgtatatagaaatgtaCGAGGGCGATCTGATAAGTATTTGGCCTTACCCACCAATATCGCCACAGTCGCAAGACAAATTTAATGACTTTTAGTATATTCTCACAGATGGCTACTGTCAATTTTCAGCCGAATCGGAATCGTAGTTCATAGTTACTTATGTTGCGATCAATTCTGGAAGAACGGTCTCACATCTTTCGACGCCACGTCCAAATTGGTTGATATAAGCCAAGAAATGTCG
This genomic interval carries:
- the LOC105213587 gene encoding very low-density lipoprotein receptor codes for the protein MRSVIFSVLICYISVVINADNSEECEGSLCNNGECIDQLYWCDGSVQCEDKSDEMDCKKMLCGDADFKCYYGACIAYNKTCDKEINCLDGSDEWSDICKNVTPCPADKFQCGYGGCVDLDKKCDGTFDCPDQTDELPPLCDGPLLS